Proteins found in one Nevskiales bacterium genomic segment:
- the orn gene encoding oligoribonuclease has product MALHSDNLIWIDLEMTGLNPDQDRIIEIATVVTDKDLNLIAEGPVLAIHQADAVLDKMDAWNTRQHGQSGLTQRVRTSTLSERDAELATLQFLAQHVPPNSSPMCGNSICQDRRFLHRWMPELERYFHYRNLDVSTLKELARRWAPAVAEAYTKSSTHLALDDVRDSINELRHYRAQFIKG; this is encoded by the coding sequence ATGGCCCTGCACAGCGACAACCTGATCTGGATCGACCTCGAGATGACCGGTCTCAACCCGGACCAGGATCGCATCATCGAGATCGCCACCGTCGTGACCGACAAGGACCTCAACCTCATCGCCGAGGGGCCGGTGCTGGCGATTCATCAGGCCGATGCGGTACTCGACAAGATGGATGCCTGGAACACACGCCAGCACGGGCAGTCCGGGCTGACGCAGCGTGTACGCACGAGTACCTTGAGCGAACGTGATGCGGAGCTCGCCACGCTGCAGTTTCTGGCCCAGCACGTGCCGCCCAACAGCTCGCCCATGTGCGGTAACAGCATCTGCCAGGACCGGCGCTTCTTGCACCGCTGGATGCCCGAGCTGGAGCGCTACTTCCACTACCGCAACCTCGACGTCAGCACGCTCAAGGAGCTGGCGCGGCGCTGGGCGCCGGCGGTGGCGGAGGCCTATACCAAGAGCAGCACGCATCTGGCGCTGGACGACGTGCGCGACTCGATCAACGAGCTGCGCCACTACCGCGCGCAGTTCATCAAGGGGTAG
- a CDS encoding 4a-hydroxytetrahydrobiopterin dehydratase, which produces MESALVTRRCKPCEGGVPALSQAEARALLAQIGPHWKLAADAKSIEAQFNFRNYWQTTAFVNAVAWIAHQEDHHPDISFGYKTCTIRYSTHAIGGLSENDFICAAKVDALLGKPE; this is translated from the coding sequence ATGGAATCGGCACTCGTCACCCGTCGCTGCAAGCCCTGCGAGGGCGGTGTGCCCGCGCTCAGCCAGGCCGAGGCTCGGGCCCTGCTCGCCCAGATCGGCCCGCACTGGAAACTCGCGGCAGATGCGAAGTCCATCGAGGCGCAGTTCAACTTCCGCAATTACTGGCAGACCACGGCCTTCGTCAACGCGGTCGCCTGGATCGCGCACCAGGAAGACCACCATCCGGACATCAGCTTCGGCTACAAAACCTGCACGATCCGCTACAGCACGCATGCCATCGGCGGCCTGTCCGAGAACGACTTCATCTGCGCGGCCAAGGTGGACGCCCTG